The Lactuca sativa cultivar Salinas chromosome 2, Lsat_Salinas_v11, whole genome shotgun sequence genome includes a window with the following:
- the LOC111911726 gene encoding histone H2A, with product MDAGTKVKKGAAGRKAGGPKKKPVSRSVKAGLQFPVGRLGRFLKKGQYAKRVGSGAPVYLAAVLEYLAAEVLELAGNAARDNKKTRIIPRHVLLAVRNDEELGKLLSGVTIAHGGVLPNINPVLLPKKALDKATKEPKSPSKATKSPKKA from the exons ATGGACGCCGGAACAAAGGTGAAAAAGGGTGCCGCCGGAAGGAAGGCTGGTGGTCCTAAGAAGAAGCCGGTTTCCCGCTCCGTCAAGGCCGGTCTTCAGTTCCCCGTCGGCAGGTTGGGTCGTTTCCTCAAGAAAGGCCAGTATGCAAAGCGTGTCGGAAGCGGTGCTCCGGTCTACCTCGCCGCCGTCCTCGAGTACCTTGCTGCTGAG GTTTTGGAGTTGGCTGGAAATGCTGCCAGAGACAACAAGAAGACCAGAATCATTCCCAGACACGTTCTTTTAGCTGTGAGGAATGATGAAGAATTGGGAAAACTTCTTTCGGGCGTGACAATCGCTCATGGTGGTGTTCTTCCAAACATCAACCCGGTTCTTCTGCCCAAAAAGGCTCTTGACAAAGCAACCAAAGAGCCTAAATCTCCATCAAAAGCAACCAAATCACCTAAGAAAGCTTAG
- the LOC111911725 gene encoding arginine biosynthesis bifunctional protein ArgJ, chloroplastic has translation MSSLCVPPQFVSLKLSEFNSRKLLGSFASPKRDFRVFSMSIDVKEASNFISAAPIFLPEGPWKQIPGGVTAAEGFKAAGMYGGLRAAGQKPDLALVTCDVDAISAGAFTRNVVAAAPVLYCKSTLQKSTTARAVLINAGQANAATGDAGYQDVIDCSNALSNLLQVSPDEILIESTGVIGQRIKKEPLLNSLPKLISLLSSSVKGADSAAVAITTTDLVSKSVAVEFEVGGSRIRIGGMAKGSGMIHPNMGTLLGVITTDACVDTDIWRKMVQVAVNRSFNQITVDGDTSTNDTIIALASGLSGSNRISSLHSSEGNQLQMCLDAVMQGLAKSIAWDGEGATCLIEVTVSGAGSESEAAKIARSVASSSLTKAAIYGRDPNWGRIACAAGYAGICFDSNALRIALGDILLMEGGQPLPFDRSAASNYLKEAGDAHGTVKIQISIGDGPGTGLAWGCDLSYDYVKINAEYTT, from the exons ATGTCGTCATTATGTGTTCCTCCCCAATTTGTTTCACTTAAGCTCTCTGAATTCAATTCTCGAAAG CTGTTGGGTTCATTTGCTTCTCCAAAAAGAGATTTTCGGGTATTTTCCATGTCGATAGATGTAAAAGAGGCATCAAATTTCATCTCAGCAGCTCCAATATTTTTGCCTGAAGGACCATGGAAGCAG ATTCCTGGTGGAGTTACTGCTGCTGAAGGATTCAAAGCTGCAGGGATGTATGGAGGATTGCGAGCAGCAGGACAGAAGCCTGATCTTGCACTTGTCACTTGTGATGTAGATGCCATATCTGCAG GGGCATTTACTAGAAACGTGGTTGCAGCTGCACccgttctttattgcaaaagtaCATTACAAAAATCTACAACA GCCCGTGCAGTCTTGATaaatgctggtcaagcaaatgcAGCCACG GGGGATGCAGGTTACCAAGATGTAATAGATTGTTCAAATGCCCTTTCCAAT TTACTTCAAGTAAGCCCTGATGAAATCTTGATAGAATCAACTGGAGTAATTGGTCAACGAATAAAGAAG GAGCCTCTTCTTAATTCACTTCCTAAGTTAATTAGTTTGCTTTCATCAAGTGTCAAGGG AGCAGATTCTGCTGCTGTGGCAATAACAACAACTGATCTTGTGAGCAAGAGTGTAGCAGTAGAGTTTGAG gTTGGTGGAAGCCGTATAAGAATCGGGGGAATGGCAAAAGGTTCCGGAATGATCCACCCAAACATGGGAACACTTCTTGGT GTTATAACGACTGACGCTTGTGTAGATACTGACATCTGGCGAAAGATGGTACAGGTTGCTGTGAATCGAAGTTTCAACCAAATCACT GTAGATGGGGATACTAGCACCAATGATACCATTATTGCTTTGGCTAGTGGTTTATCTGGATCAAACAGGATATCATCATTACACAGTTCTGAAGGAAACCAACTCCAAATGTGCCTTGATGCG GTAATGCAAGGGCTTGCCAAATCAATAGCATGGGATGGAGAAGGGGCAACATGTCTGATAGAG GTGACAGTGAGTGGTGCAGGGAGTGAAAGTGAAGCAGCAAAGATTGCACGTTCAGTGGCATCTTCTTCACTTACCAAG GCGGCAATTTATGGTAGGGATCCGAATTGGGGGCGGATAGCCTGTGCTGCAGGGTACGCGGGGATTTGTTTTGACTCAAATGCCCTTAGAATAGCACTTGGAGATATTCTGCTTATGGAAGGAGGCCAACCACTTCCATTTGATAG GTCAGCAGCTAGTAATTACCTGAAAGAGGCTGGTGATGCCCATGGCACTGTCAAAATTCAAATATCCATAG GGGATGGACCAGGAACAGGGTTAGCATGGGGATGTGATTTAAGTTATGATTATGTCAAGATTAATGCAGAGTACACCACCTAG